The proteins below are encoded in one region of Brachyspira intermedia PWS/A:
- a CDS encoding carboxymuconolactone decarboxylase family protein: MNNINFDIQSNKDNYFESETTAYINPPKKIPFFLKLPIWIAKKKVKKDLLLPKILAWNPKTAISSGVMEALITHDDKEVPKRLLKLIRIQISIDVACPFCIDMNSFEYDKENVSDEEIKYLQNKDIDACPTLSNKEKTALKYISAITKTPVIISEELITEVKKEYSERAILILASTAAQVNYWARLIRGLGVPTAGFTNICKINK; encoded by the coding sequence ATGAACAATATAAACTTTGACATACAAAGCAATAAAGACAATTATTTTGAAAGTGAAACTACTGCATACATCAATCCACCTAAGAAAATTCCTTTCTTTTTGAAACTGCCTATATGGATAGCAAAAAAGAAAGTTAAAAAAGATTTACTCCTTCCAAAGATTTTAGCTTGGAATCCTAAAACTGCAATAAGTTCTGGTGTGATGGAAGCATTAATAACTCATGATGATAAAGAAGTACCTAAAAGGCTTTTGAAACTCATAAGGATACAGATTTCAATAGATGTTGCATGTCCGTTTTGTATAGATATGAACAGCTTTGAATATGATAAAGAAAATGTCTCAGATGAAGAAATAAAATATTTACAAAATAAAGATATAGATGCCTGCCCTACTCTATCGAATAAAGAAAAAACAGCTTTAAAATATATTTCAGCCATAACAAAAACTCCTGTAATAATATCAGAAGAATTAATCACAGAAGTAAAAAAAGAGTATTCAGAACGTGCTATATTAATATTAGCTTCCACTGCGGCTCAGGTTAATTATTGGGCTAGGCTTATAAGAGGTTTAGGAGTGCCTACTGCTGGGTTTACTAATATATGTAAAATTAATAAATAA
- a CDS encoding replication-associated recombination protein A, with translation MFDFEEDINNFRPMAERMRPLTIEEVFGQHHILDKNKTLRKMIDNDKITSMVFFGPPGVGKSTVASIIAKKTKSEYIKLNAVLSNVSEIREAIKKAEKNLENRKKTILFIDEIHRFNKSQQDALLPAVENGSVILIGSTTLNPYFYLNNALLSRIMLFEFRNLDDNDIREAILKAITDKRGLGEDDVAVEDEAINLIVRYSHGDVRKAFTYLEASYLATQIDETKEKLTITEEIVRDVTSKQSITFDEDEHYNTISAFIKSVRGSDPNAAIYYLARMLESGEDPRYIARRLCILASEDIGLAEPNAMNIASSLVSIVDFIGMPEGRIPLAEVTIYLALCPKSNSAYNAINKAIRDIRNGELYSIPNYLRDNHSATFDKKSNEEYKYPHDYPYHIVKQDYLEHGIKKEYYEPVDIGEERELKKRYEWIIKHI, from the coding sequence ATGTTTGATTTTGAAGAGGACATTAATAATTTCAGACCTATGGCTGAAAGAATGCGTCCTCTCACTATAGAAGAAGTTTTCGGTCAGCATCATATATTAGACAAAAATAAAACTCTAAGGAAAATGATAGATAATGATAAGATTACATCTATGGTTTTCTTTGGGCCTCCCGGAGTAGGAAAGTCGACTGTTGCATCAATTATAGCTAAAAAAACTAAAAGCGAATATATAAAGCTTAATGCTGTACTTTCAAATGTTTCTGAAATAAGAGAAGCTATAAAAAAAGCTGAAAAGAATTTAGAAAACAGAAAAAAAACTATACTATTTATAGATGAGATACATAGATTCAATAAGAGTCAGCAAGATGCTTTACTTCCTGCAGTTGAAAATGGTTCGGTAATTTTAATAGGAAGCACAACATTAAATCCATATTTCTATCTTAATAATGCACTTCTTTCACGTATAATGCTTTTTGAGTTTAGAAATCTTGATGACAATGACATAAGAGAAGCCATATTAAAAGCTATTACAGATAAAAGGGGGCTTGGGGAAGATGATGTGGCTGTTGAAGATGAGGCTATTAATTTAATAGTTCGTTATTCTCATGGCGATGTAAGAAAGGCATTTACATATCTTGAAGCTTCATACTTAGCAACTCAAATAGATGAAACTAAAGAAAAACTCACAATTACAGAAGAAATAGTAAGAGATGTTACAAGCAAGCAGTCTATAACATTTGATGAAGATGAGCATTACAATACTATAAGTGCATTTATAAAGAGTGTAAGAGGAAGCGATCCTAATGCTGCAATTTACTATTTAGCTAGAATGCTTGAATCTGGAGAAGACCCTAGATATATAGCAAGACGTTTATGTATACTAGCTTCTGAAGATATAGGACTTGCAGAACCTAATGCTATGAATATTGCTTCTTCTCTTGTGAGCATTGTTGATTTTATAGGTATGCCTGAAGGAAGAATTCCATTAGCTGAAGTTACTATTTATTTAGCATTATGTCCTAAATCAAACTCCGCTTATAATGCTATTAATAAAGCTATTAGAGATATAAGAAATGGAGAATTATATTCCATTCCTAACTATTTGAGAGATAATCATTCTGCAACATTCGATAAAAAAAGCAATGAAGAATATAAATATCCTCATGATTATCCTTATCATATAGTAAAACAGGACTATTTAGAGCATGGCATAAAAAAAGAGTATTATGAACCTGTGGATATAGGCGAAGAGAGAGAACTCAAAAAACGTTATGAATGGATCATAAAACATATATAA
- the modA gene encoding molybdate ABC transporter substrate-binding protein, which translates to MKTNKLKITLYFITISMFLFSCLKNKEEKDDIIIFASASLMSPLSEICTNYEKETGKKIGCTFDSSGRLRKQIQSGAYSDLYFSASTREMNALKSIDLLHNDSITNVLKNDIVLVVPKNSDIYLDSFWDLTNDYVTKIAVGESMTSSIGQYTEEILKKFDIYDIISDKIIYGKDTKEVIDLVKNDKIDCGIVYITEAILNNNNDLQIAAEPKTHTDIVYSIAVLKKSLKEKEARDFINYLFSDKSINILKGYGFGIVI; encoded by the coding sequence ATGAAAACAAATAAGTTGAAAATAACTTTATACTTCATTACTATATCAATGTTTTTATTCTCATGTTTGAAAAATAAAGAAGAAAAAGATGATATCATAATATTCGCTTCTGCTAGTTTAATGAGTCCGTTAAGTGAAATATGCACTAATTATGAAAAGGAAACAGGTAAGAAAATAGGCTGTACATTTGATTCATCTGGAAGGCTGAGAAAACAGATACAATCCGGAGCTTATTCTGATTTATATTTTTCGGCTTCTACTAGGGAAATGAACGCATTAAAAAGTATAGATTTATTGCACAATGATAGTATAACAAATGTACTTAAAAATGATATAGTATTAGTAGTGCCAAAAAATTCAGATATATATCTTGACTCTTTTTGGGATTTAACTAATGATTATGTAACGAAAATAGCTGTTGGAGAATCAATGACTTCTTCTATAGGACAATATACAGAGGAAATATTAAAAAAATTTGATATATATGATATTATTTCAGATAAAATTATATATGGTAAAGACACAAAAGAAGTAATTGATTTGGTAAAAAATGATAAAATAGACTGCGGAATAGTTTATATAACAGAAGCCATACTCAATAATAATAATGATTTACAAATAGCTGCTGAACCTAAAACTCATACGGATATAGTTTATAGTATTGCTGTACTCAAAAAATCTTTAAAAGAAAAAGAGGCAAGAGATTTTATTAATTATTTATTTTCAGATAAAAGCATTAATATATTAAAAGGTTATGGATTTGGAATTGTTATATAA
- a CDS encoding DUF262 domain-containing protein, producing the protein MSINVNILTLKELLEKQLVIPEYQRFYVWDKENVDDLLNDLKDFFLNNENEEYYLGTVILHNDKTNKKYNIIDGQQRILTLLIILYVFEQQKYNYVFEQQKYNIEGKFNNKITMQNIRNNYKYVKEYLDNNQNNKITLLNNIIFTEIETDSEDEAFIFFDTQNGRGVTLDAIDYLKSYHLRAIKNDNYRDIIAEDWDKNNKYDKKKKHNNLNILFNEILWKARRWTGRNIHYENIKEIKREFEKNTKHNDNDQCLYYTNIENIMYIDKNITKDINSLVFNIKEKT; encoded by the coding sequence ATGAGTATTAATGTAAACATATTAACTCTAAAAGAATTACTAGAAAAACAATTGGTTATTCCTGAATACCAAAGATTTTATGTATGGGATAAAGAAAATGTTGATGATCTTTTAAATGACTTAAAAGATTTTTTCCTAAATAATGAGAATGAAGAATATTATTTAGGAACAGTAATTCTTCATAATGATAAAACAAATAAAAAATACAATATTATAGATGGTCAGCAGCGTATATTAACTTTATTAATAATACTATATGTTTTTGAACAACAAAAATATAATTATGTTTTTGAACAACAAAAATATAATATTGAAGGAAAATTTAATAATAAAATAACTATGCAAAACATAAGAAATAATTATAAATATGTAAAAGAATATTTAGATAATAATCAAAATAATAAAATTACTTTACTAAACAATATTATATTTACAGAAATAGAAACTGACTCAGAAGATGAGGCTTTTATATTTTTTGATACGCAAAATGGGAGAGGCGTTACATTAGATGCAATAGATTATTTGAAATCATATCATTTAAGAGCTATAAAAAATGATAATTATAGAGATATTATTGCAGAAGATTGGGATAAGAATAATAAATATGACAAAAAGAAAAAACATAATAATTTAAATATTTTATTTAACGAAATACTATGGAAAGCTAGAAGATGGACAGGACGCAATATACATTATGAAAATATAAAAGAAATAAAAAGAGAATTTGAAAAAAATACTAAACATAATGATAATGATCAATGTTTATATTATACAAATATTGAAAATATTATGTATATTGATAAAAATATTACTAAAGATATTAATTCCTTAGTATTTAATATTAAAGAAAAAACATAA
- a CDS encoding DUF7834 domain-containing protein, with the protein MKIKDKKYYPFKIRQPIMEGINFFLYTNKYNEIYKYLFDNNNEVSDEDADEDEIKKFHKLYTDIYKTNISKYLKSLFELLCVVYYDKYGEKDLFKFALYCDYLIGNYRILKARISKETIIKILKFDIEEKETDNLLDIIQMSFESDEIIKFIDKITPKIKENIDIKKSGVISKYIISYSNFIKDKGIDINITWMKDKKRINYKMDKLKDRKNSILKIISKGQ; encoded by the coding sequence ATAAAAATTAAAGATAAAAAATATTATCCATTTAAGATACGTCAGCCAATTATGGAAGGTATTAACTTTTTTCTATATACAAATAAATATAATGAGATATACAAATATTTATTTGATAATAATAATGAAGTATCAGATGAAGATGCTGATGAAGATGAAATTAAAAAATTTCATAAATTATATACAGATATATATAAAACAAATATAAGTAAATATTTAAAATCTTTATTTGAACTGCTTTGTGTTGTTTATTATGATAAATATGGAGAAAAAGATTTATTTAAATTCGCTTTATATTGCGATTATTTAATAGGAAATTATCGTATATTAAAAGCTAGAATATCAAAAGAAACTATAATTAAAATATTAAAATTTGATATAGAAGAAAAAGAGACAGATAATTTATTAGATATTATACAGATGTCATTTGAGTCAGATGAAATTATAAAATTTATAGATAAAATCACTCCTAAAATAAAAGAAAATATAGATATAAAAAAATCAGGAGTAATTTCTAAATATATTATCAGCTATTCAAATTTTATTAAAGATAAAGGTATAGATATAAACATAACATGGATGAAAGATAAAAAACGTATAAATTATAAAATGGATAAATTAAAAGATAGAAAAAATAGTATATTAAAAATAATTTCCAAAGGACAATGA
- a CDS encoding methyl-accepting chemotaxis protein yields the protein MSKFNSLAVKVPVILCIVTTILITIMLIISLTIAENGISKSRFEGFETTVMGYASVFDAWFRTQSYILETYASVPIIVEQVSNPNENSLTTLTSTLKTFREKNACAIHVGIVDRNGIVIADSDYPKWIGTRFTDSNINVWNKLHNKEYGYGSVSYGNGLAPSVVNGELSFIFAAPIKYENREIGYLYTVFNWREFYKNYIEGIKLGDTGGLDVIGPNMKVLMNTDYNKVNTDAPQVYKEVFDKKLSKGVVEYTANNHKMMGSYTKMKYVPWITSMTMTSEEIFAESRKAILSGIILGIITIVAIAIFINIFIRSITKPLSLVVDEAQKIERGDLTEFTGKIKPRKDEIGILADSFANMRHKLVETIKEVNDASICIMNASEKLAKGNMELSRRTEAQSASLQQTAASMEQMASTIKSSTEYSITGNNMMISSKSSIDEAGDIIIQTTKNIEEVYDASTKIKNITKIIEDIAFQTNILALNASVEAARAGDQGKGFAVVASEVRNLAQTTQSSVKDITDLVENAYDKINKATETAHHSQEIFADLRAKIDETANIMRGISSAAVEQQSGVEQVNRAVSEMDGATQMNNALVNDAENASKDLVAQANSLQQAMKFFKL from the coding sequence ATGAGTAAATTTAATAGTTTGGCGGTAAAAGTTCCTGTAATTCTTTGTATTGTTACCACTATATTAATAACAATAATGCTTATCATTTCGCTTACAATAGCAGAAAACGGAATATCTAAAAGCAGATTTGAAGGATTTGAAACAACAGTAATGGGGTATGCATCAGTATTTGATGCTTGGTTTAGAACACAATCTTATATACTTGAAACTTATGCATCTGTTCCAATAATAGTAGAACAGGTGTCTAATCCTAATGAAAATAGTTTAACAACATTAACTTCAACTTTAAAAACATTCAGAGAAAAAAATGCCTGTGCTATACATGTAGGAATAGTTGATAGAAATGGAATTGTAATAGCAGACAGCGATTATCCTAAATGGATAGGAACTAGATTCACAGACAGCAATATCAATGTTTGGAATAAACTTCATAATAAAGAATATGGCTACGGCAGTGTAAGCTATGGAAATGGTCTTGCTCCTTCAGTAGTTAATGGTGAATTATCATTCATTTTTGCTGCTCCTATAAAATATGAAAATAGAGAAATAGGTTATTTATATACCGTTTTTAACTGGAGAGAATTCTATAAAAATTATATAGAAGGCATAAAATTAGGAGACACAGGCGGACTAGATGTAATAGGTCCTAACATGAAAGTTCTTATGAATACTGATTATAATAAAGTTAATACAGATGCTCCTCAAGTTTATAAAGAAGTATTTGATAAAAAATTATCAAAAGGAGTTGTTGAGTATACTGCTAATAATCATAAGATGATGGGATCATATACAAAAATGAAATATGTACCTTGGATAACTTCTATGACTATGACTTCAGAAGAAATATTTGCTGAAAGCAGAAAAGCTATATTAAGCGGTATTATACTTGGTATTATTACTATAGTAGCAATAGCAATATTTATTAATATATTTATAAGATCTATAACAAAACCTTTATCTTTAGTAGTAGATGAAGCTCAGAAAATAGAAAGAGGAGATTTGACAGAATTTACAGGAAAAATCAAACCTAGAAAAGATGAAATCGGAATACTTGCAGACAGCTTTGCTAATATGAGACATAAATTAGTTGAAACTATCAAAGAAGTTAATGATGCTTCTATATGTATAATGAATGCTTCAGAAAAATTGGCTAAAGGAAATATGGAATTATCAAGAAGAACAGAAGCACAATCAGCTAGTTTGCAGCAGACAGCAGCTTCTATGGAACAAATGGCTTCTACTATAAAATCATCTACTGAATACTCTATAACAGGAAATAATATGATGATATCTTCAAAATCTTCTATAGATGAAGCAGGAGATATTATTATACAAACTACTAAAAATATAGAAGAAGTATATGATGCAAGTACAAAAATAAAAAATATCACAAAAATTATTGAAGACATTGCTTTTCAAACTAATATACTTGCACTTAATGCATCTGTAGAAGCAGCAAGAGCTGGAGATCAAGGAAAAGGCTTTGCTGTTGTAGCAAGTGAAGTAAGAAATCTTGCTCAAACTACTCAGTCATCTGTAAAAGATATTACAGATTTAGTTGAAAATGCTTATGATAAAATTAATAAAGCCACTGAAACAGCTCATCATTCTCAAGAGATATTTGCAGATTTAAGAGCAAAAATTGATGAAACTGCTAATATAATGAGAGGAATAAGCTCGGCAGCGGTAGAACAGCAATCAGGTGTTGAACAAGTTAATAGAGCTGTATCCGAAATGGACGGAGCTACTCAAATGAATAATGCTTTGGTAAATGATGCTGAAAATGCATCAAAAGATTTAGTTGCTCAGGCTAATTCATTACAGCAAGCTATGAAGTTTTTCAAACTATAA
- a CDS encoding tetratricopeptide repeat protein, which produces MENINKYLHEVDEHIKNKNYSEAFSLCNDILLINPNNIEAMFKAGYCCYRLKKYDISMMHFIKASSLEKFSTNKAIYKYYIGRCYYSLRVYKEALEYFKDAYNLDNNNKYYTLWLGITYSKIAVNNNNYNTALMYLSMSLGSEDYLVYGYIGYCHIQLKNYDKAIMYLNKSVNLKNNDYLSRYYLGNTYFIMQIYDKALEHLSESVKLKDDDFDNWFALGLLYKVIYENDLSDECFEKARNIALDSNDIDEELDCFIKLTDSQNDEYLNYLYLGICYAKLESYKNAVYYLLESIAINEKYNNENNYLAYYWIGYINYIDSEYEDAVKYFEKSLNLNDDDDENYLVLLWLGDCYFRLGNYKKALFNLKKSIEIKDDEAEAYKLISELYLKVGKKEKYNNYISKYKKLIKNANLYDNNTSKKHNDSKNISAVFEYNEDYNYSDNIYEKEEIVNNDEEMHSKKSDIYHFINILFQNIEENDLYNLYSSNTEKKSYIDFNDFNIDNYLSYRNIVNNAVKDNFDNTAKITTIKNIITNFDIKNGVINDSEIEHSKKVIDDIEELFNYTSECILNTMHYYYRKKDIELYLILMNIIENNL; this is translated from the coding sequence ATGGAAAATATTAATAAATATCTGCATGAAGTAGATGAACATATAAAAAATAAGAACTATAGCGAGGCATTTTCCTTATGCAATGATATTTTATTGATAAACCCTAATAATATAGAAGCGATGTTTAAAGCAGGATATTGCTGTTATAGATTAAAAAAATATGATATATCTATGATGCATTTTATAAAAGCTTCTTCATTAGAGAAATTCAGTACTAATAAAGCTATATATAAATACTATATAGGTAGATGCTACTATTCGTTGAGAGTATATAAAGAGGCACTCGAATATTTTAAAGATGCATACAATTTGGATAATAACAATAAATACTATACTCTATGGCTTGGAATAACATATTCTAAAATAGCTGTAAATAATAATAATTATAATACAGCATTAATGTATTTGTCTATGTCTTTGGGTTCAGAAGATTATTTAGTATATGGATATATAGGGTATTGTCATATTCAATTAAAAAATTACGATAAAGCTATTATGTATTTAAATAAATCAGTAAACTTGAAGAATAATGATTATTTAAGCAGATATTATTTAGGCAATACATATTTTATAATGCAGATATATGATAAGGCTTTAGAGCATTTAAGTGAATCTGTGAAATTAAAAGATGATGATTTTGATAATTGGTTTGCTTTGGGGTTGCTGTATAAAGTTATATATGAAAATGATTTATCAGATGAATGTTTTGAAAAGGCTAGAAATATTGCACTGGACAGTAATGATATTGATGAAGAGCTTGACTGCTTTATTAAACTTACGGATTCTCAAAATGATGAATATTTGAATTATTTATATCTTGGTATATGCTATGCAAAACTAGAAAGCTATAAAAATGCTGTATATTATTTGCTTGAATCTATAGCAATAAATGAAAAATATAATAATGAAAATAATTATTTAGCCTATTATTGGATAGGTTATATTAATTATATAGATAGCGAATATGAAGATGCAGTAAAATATTTTGAAAAGTCATTAAATCTTAATGATGATGATGATGAAAATTATTTAGTTTTATTATGGCTTGGTGATTGTTATTTTAGATTGGGTAATTATAAAAAAGCTTTGTTTAATTTAAAAAAATCTATAGAAATTAAAGATGATGAGGCAGAAGCTTATAAATTAATATCTGAATTGTATTTAAAAGTAGGAAAGAAAGAAAAATATAATAATTATATAAGCAAATATAAAAAACTTATAAAGAATGCTAATCTATATGATAATAATACTTCAAAAAAACATAATGATTCTAAAAATATAAGTGCTGTATTTGAATATAATGAAGATTATAACTACTCAGATAATATTTATGAAAAAGAAGAAATAGTAAACAATGATGAAGAAATGCATTCAAAAAAGAGTGATATTTACCATTTTATTAATATTTTATTTCAGAATATAGAAGAGAATGATTTATACAATTTATATTCATCTAATACCGAAAAAAAATCCTATATAGATTTCAATGATTTCAATATAGACAATTATTTATCGTATAGAAATATAGTTAATAATGCTGTAAAAGATAATTTTGATAATACGGCTAAAATAACAACTATAAAAAATATCATAACAAATTTTGATATAAAAAATGGTGTTATAAATGATTCAGAAATAGAGCATTCAAAAAAAGTTATAGATGATATAGAAGAATTATTTAATTACACTTCAGAATGTATATTAAATACTATGCATTACTATTATAGGAAGAAAGATATAGAACTTTATTTAATATTGATGAATATAATAGAAAATAATTTATAA